The Salvia miltiorrhiza cultivar Shanhuang (shh) chromosome 2, IMPLAD_Smil_shh, whole genome shotgun sequence DNA window GTTGGTgtccttttattttctttcgaGGGAATGGAGGGATTTTGGCCATCTAAATGTGAAGGAACATTAATGGCTTTGTCTAACCACATGGGCACATACTTCCAATACTCATTCTTCAAATACAAAGCATCTTTCTCCCAAGTTTGGTTACCATCATGCTTCTCTTAAGAGCAACATTAACCTAACATATGTATCTATTCCTTGAACTAATCGAATCAATCTACTAATTCCCATTCAATATAAATTGTCGTTTAGTGAGCCGGAAATTTAATTACATACATACGTATGTGACATGAAAGGTCAAATGGTAAAAGACAAATGAAGTTAATTAGGTCTAGTCATGAAGTGAGGAGGTGAgtgtcattttttcttttatttttattttaaatttatagagTTGTCAAATTTTGTTTGAGCTGACCTAAAATTTATCTTGGGTCTGGTGGACTTGACTCGGCCCGACTTGACCTGATCACTTTGACAACTCTAATCATGTGGTGTGGTTCTTAGATCGAGTCAAATTTCTATATGTGCATAACCGAATGGCTAGGTTGGTATGATATGGATTATTGATTGATGAGCAAGTAATTTAACGATATACATTATTCATTAAGTGATAACAACTCTAATCATGTGATGTGGTTCTTGGATCGGATCAAATTTCTTTGATGTTTAGATCCAAATGGCTAGATTGGTATGATATGAATTATTAGTTGATGAGCAATTTAACGATATACGTTATTCATTAAGTGATAACAACTCTAATCATGTGATGTGATTTTTAGATCGGGTCAAATTTCTTTGATGTTCAAATCCAAATGGCTAGATTGATTTGATATGAATTATTAGTTGATGAGCAATATATATACTGATATACATATGATTCATTAAGtgatgaaaaatatttaaatccaaaACAATcacttcatttttttcattaagcAATCTTGAACTTCCATGGTTGGAATACATGTATGCAATTGAGCAACTAATTTGCTTACTATGCTTTTCTTTGTCATGCCCGCATAAGAAAGCCACTATTAGAAAAACGTCGATTGCAATAAAATTTTTTGATCATTATTTAAATTGTGTTAACGATCGATTCGTGACCGTTACTTGgtcattgcattttttttaacgaCTGAAATATCGATCgttaaaaatgatttatttattttattacttaTTTTACGATCGAATATACAGTCGTTGCATTAAtctaattttttcaatttacgATCGTAAAACAACGATCGTTAAGTttatattattgaattttttaattgttatttATGAACGActgtttttatataatattaatgacCGAATAATTGTCATTggttatgttaattttatttttttttaaatattttcgaTCGttggtatttttattttattatttttttaaaaagcttACGACCATTTTTTACTCTATTAACGGCCAATTTTTTGGtcgatgtttttttaattttaagtattAACGATTGTATTTTCGGTcattaaaaatcaatttatacATGACTTTTGAAAATAAAGGCACACACACGTCCTTCTAAACGTAAACCTAGTGCCCCGCTCGTCGAATGCCCACACCGGCCGAACTCCCTGTTGCCGCCGCTCCACCCCCGTTTCTACCGTCGTAaatatactttttaaattaaatggtAAAAAACAACAATCGTTTTTGCGGTCGTTAATTAACAACGCGATCGTTACTTAACCATCAAAATTATGGTTGTTAATTAACAACCgcaaaaacggtcgttaataattaaaaatattgtttatatccgacaaattttttatttacaacgATCGAAATAACAATCATTGTTTGAAAAATACAATCGTTATTTTTAACAATCAAAAAACGATCTACACGATCAATCAAATAACTACATCTCGTAAAGATTGTTAATGCGATtgttaagaaaaataaagattGTTTTTAGGATATTAGTGGCCTATTTTTGATCGTTAAGTCTCATTTTTTAATACCCTAGaagattttatattttctaactACACTTTGAATTCAATATTAACAACCTAAGAATACCTAATCCATTAATAAAATGTAACACGTGTAATAGAAATCTAGTTTGAACACAAAAAACGTCTTAAAAATCAATTTGGCAACAATTCGATAACTTCAACGCTTGCACATTAGaggattttttgttttttgtttttttttttagtagaaGAGAAGTTGACTCAACAACTTTTGTGTAGGACCATAATAATATCACTCCCAACCATTTCAGAATATAGTGACAATACTATATACTTGgaatctaataagtctaatttcAGATACTAATTGCAATAATCATAATTTTGTTTTGAGGTTAAAAGCTAACCAATGCCATGATCGATAACTCAAAAACCAACACTTCGTTAATTTATGAAGGAATACTACATTGCATGATACGATTGTCGCAACtcaaattcatttattttcgtttaaaaaattatttcaaaattattaaattttttaagttGTGAAGTATTTGTAACGACTCAaattcaattatattaaatttgtaaaagagaaaaaaagaaaatggtgCAGAGAGAATAAATATGCAAGCACATGATCTTATTATACGGACTAGATGTctctatttataaaattataaatataggcTTTAGAAATTGGTCATCACTCTATATTAGAAaagatataaatatatatttttacaataCTCCCCCTTGAATGACCATTCCAAAAAAATGTTGCCTTGTTAGAACCTTGATAGGAAAATtcaatgggacaaaacctagttGAGGAACAAGAGTACaattcccctccccccccccgCCCACCCCACCCTTAAAAATAGTCATTGTAAATCTTTGAGTCAGCGCATGACGATCTTGTGTACCATCTTTGAGTCAACGATCATGTTAATGGTGCCAATGCTTATGTGAATAAGTCCACCAAATTAACACTTGAGTGCATGCGTTGGAAGTTGATGTCGCCAACATCGTTGAGTTGTCCTTTGGTGAAAACCTCGTGGGAAAAATAGGATCGAGGAAAAGACTACATGTAATACatccatttatattttaattattaattgtctCGTTAAAAACATTGACTAAGAAAATCCTATAGGAAAAAAACTTAATAAGGAACAAAGAATACAATTATTTAGCTTTCAAGCCATTTGACCTTCAAGGTCGACCTAATCTTCAGGATTATTTAGAGATTGTTTCTCCCCCTCAAGATGACAATCATCAAACTCTTTGCATTATATTCttgtaaattaatttttcaatatatatatatatatatatagggttaaggtgcatataggcccctcaagtgaaggcccttagagcatttcagtcctcttactaactgtgtgtgcagattggccctcgaactcaaaaaaatggtgcagatcgccccctctgacttaacaccgttatgggccgttagtcagagggggcgatctgcaccgtttttttggagttcaggggctaatctgcacctttttccctttttggagttcaggagctaatctgcacaccgttcattaaaaaaaaatcacatctcatcttctccgaccaacttttccggcgtcaatcgccgtcagatgaggaaaatcacgaaatcaagttcccaagccccaaatcgggaattccaaatcggcgtcattgctcccgaaaatcacataatcgaaatggaaactcgaattctccctcgaacgtcaccgcccccaattgcagaatcacccccaacggtgatcgtgaccccaatcgagatcgagatcatgttggccatggtttctgatttgaaggcgtccttcttcaacagcacgccgatagtgtagatggcgacaggcatcgtcggcctttatcaccggatttcaccggatttgagagaaagaggcgactccttatcgagaaaagctaggcgactcGTCATCAagaaaagccaggcggcgggttcaccggatattgTGGCGGCGATTTCCAATggaatgggagaattagggctcgtccttgatgctaagcgtgtgcagtcaagcgagctccgaggtttagggcccaagagagaaagaaaggggcggcgccctccgccggcctcgccggagcttgaatcagcgacaacgacgatcaaattttgagcgagatagatgaattaattaaaaagttaaaaggtgcagattagcccctgaactccgaaaaaacggtgcagatcgcccccttgactaacggccgataacggtgttaagtcagaggggccgatctgcaccgttttattgagttcgggggccaatttgcacacacagttagtaaggggactgaaacgctctaagggcctccacttgaggggcctatctgcaccttaacccatatatatatatgaaaaaaatttGACTAAATAATGAGCGAAGATTGGTAGGGAATTCAAAATTTGTGGAATGGGGCATGAGAATAATTGGCATTTATTTGTGGCTTGTGACTTTGTACGGACTGTTGGACTGTGGTTAATATGTCGATGCACTGCATGGATGAAAATACTAGTTAGTATATTAATTATCGTCACCTAGTAATTTTCGAAGTACATTAATATTAGGGTTGTTGTGTCGGGTTTTATCactataaaatttcaattaagcattataaatgataaaatagagaaaaatcttgtgaaGGTCAAGAAAATCATCAAGGAATAAGAGGAATCAAGTGTGGACTCCGGACATCCTAGTTTCTCTGCTAAACACCGACAATCTGATGTTTCACGAGCAAAGATTtgagatgaaaataaaaaacattgCAGAGAAACGAAGATAATTGAATAAAAAGAATGATAACTCGAAGATTTGAAGTGCTTAGCAACAAAATTATCAGAGTTTCCTTTAAGTATTTAATATTGTGCATATTTACAATAAATTCTATCACTATTTATAGACATTTCTGGAAAAACTCCAAGAAAAGTCAGACGAGAGCAGCGCTCTACTGTTCATCCATCTTTTTCATTCGCAATCTGCACTGTTCATCTCTGACTTGACGAGAGCAGCGCCTCCAGCAACTCCTCCACAGCGCCTCCATCAAGATCGGCGTGCCGGAAAGGCTGGAGAGAGATCCAGCAGCAGTAGTGGAAGAGTCGAGATTCAGCTGATCCGCTCGCCGATCCAGCAGCAGTCGCCGCTCCGCCTCATCGCCGAGAGAGCTCGCCGTTCAGCATCTTCGCCGGTTGGACCGAGCAGCAGCAGATGGGGCAGCCGCGCAGAAGCGACGTACGGACGACGGGCTGCTCCTGAGCGAGGCGGCTGCGCACCTCCTTGAGCTCCGCCGCCAACGAGCATCAGCGCCGACCCTAGCCGCCACTGGACTGGATCATCATCCTGCTGCTCCGGCAGCCTCGCCGGCCGGAGCTCATGATAAGGGAGCTTCAAGAACTCCTCCATCAAGCTTTAACTCCATGACTCATTCGGCTACTCGGGCCACCTCGTCAGCCGGAACTCAAGATAAGGGATTCCTAAATCTCCCCTCTGTTTCTGCGAATTTTGAACACCCTAAACATTCATCTTCTTCCGCTCGATCTATATCTGTCACGGTTGGTAACAGCGCGGTGAAGACTACAGAGGCCCAGGATGCCGCTGGGAAGACATCGGCCACAAAACCTTGTGATGCCGATTGCACGGCAGTTGATATGAATTCTGTAAATCCTAGCGTGGCCGATAACGCTAGGATTTCTTATGCCAGTGCTACTGTTAAGCGGCCCGTTAAACGGCAAGATTTAGCTGCTCATGTTTTTCATGATTTGCGTCCAACAAAGGAAGGAgatcaattctctctcaaaattcCTAAGGCTTTATATTTAAAGGAGGTCCAAGCTTTTGAGCATGCACTAACAGGACGACTTCTGCTGGGGAAAGGCGATAAGCCACGTTCAACTATGGAGTTGAAATCGGAGCTTCAACAGATTTGGGGTATAAATTCTGACTGGCAACTGATTCCGCTGGGAAAGGGATTTTACACGCTCCGTTTTACTACAGCAACTGATAAAGCTACGGCAAAGGCAAAGGTGATCTGGGAGTTGTCAAAGGGTCTTCTTCGGCTCCGAGAGTGGACTCGCAACTTTGATCCATTCAAAGAAAACTCTCACTTGGCTAATGTTTGGGTGAGAATTCATTATCTTCCTATCGAGTATTGGAATCCACAAATTATCTCTGGAATTGGTCGTTACTTGGGCCATCCTCTAAAGATCGATGGTGCTTCGGCAGGTAGAGATTTTGGACATTTCGCCCGTATTCTTGTTGAAATAGATATGTCTCACCCTCTTCCTAATACTCTTCTTATTAATATggaggatttttcttttcatactGAGTTTGTTTTCGAAAATCTCTCTCTTTATTGTGGTCGTTGCAAGATTACGGGACACTCCCCCGATAGATGCCGCAAGtcgaagtttggggggatgAGTGAGCAGAATGACACTGTCAATGACAAGGCTAACAATGGGCCGCATTGGCAGGCGGCGATTACCTCAAATGAACAGGCTGCAAATATGCAGGAGGCTGCCActttgaagaagcagcagcaggtTGCTCCGACGGAATCGGCAGCTAAACCTGCTGCGGCTTGGTCAAAGATTGCCGAACAGGCGGTAAAAAAACAGATTGTTGTTCCGGTTCTTCAGAAAGAGGCGGTCGAGACACGAAATGCATTTCAGGCTCTGGACATGGAGAATAATGCGGAGACTTGTTTGGATACGGGCGTGGATCCTATTTCTGGACCGTCTTTCGGGGTTCATTTATCTGAGCCGGATTTGTTGGACAAAATACTGGTTCCGATTCAGGGGAATAAAGATGTGATTAAAGATAGTGACTTGGTCATTAACGAGGAGGACTCTGATGTGGAGGAAACTTTGGAGATGGAGGCTCCGGATGGCACGGGTTTGAACAAACCGATTATTGACGAAACTGCTGTTGCTCTCGAACATGACCCAACTTTGGGCAAAAGCGGGGGTGTTTCGCATGAAGGTAACAAGGATTTGTCCGCTCTTGGGCCGGACAATATTACTAGTCGCATTagtcggttagaggagcaggttagtcaggggatgcaaTTACTCTCGGACAAGACGACCAAGGGGGGACGTGGCCGTCCAAAGGGCACGGGAAAAGGGAATGGGAAGTGAGCCCATGCAAGCAgttccggaaggtagcataaaaggtcgCCTCAGGAGTGCGGGGGAAATGGGCTACAATCCGAGGAACTTTGTGGTTGATTATAGCAATAGTGATAGCATGAATGCAATGAATAACATAGTTCatagacgttggtcagatgagatggacgactatcctgattTATGGGATCGCTAGTGTCTTCAGATTCCTTTGtttaacgatctcttttcgagtttcgtgcccttagtctgcgttttgtgctctcaagggattctttttactttttcttttataaaaaaacctctatttaataaaatatttatagacATTTCTAAGCTAAGGGCATAATTCAATTCGGCCAATGGAATGTATCTTGCCTCTTAATCAAATATTCCATCCATCGCCAATTTAAAGATTTTGCAGAAATCATCAAGTAGCAACTCGTGAAACACTTTAAAATCGAAAAATATCTGCACCACAAGAATAGAATCCGtgaaaatctctctctctctctctctctatataggGCCAATTTTATGCACCAAATAAACAATCATCCATTAACGGCTGCCATGAGTTCAATATTCTTCCATTTCGAGTTCATGCTAAACCGAAAATTGTaagtattattataaataaatacataattgaTGGAGCTAAGGTTAAGCTCATTTGAGTCTGTAATTGGTGGGTGAACAACCATATCGGCAAACCCCCGCGGTTTGGATAGTTACAAATGAATTATCATCATAAATAATCACCCTAAAAAGAAagtaattaaagataatgaaaGCACACGTTGCGAAAATAGAGAATCAAACCAAAAGAGGAAATGGACACCCCCACGCGCCACGTGTCTTACTAATTCCATTAATTTGGTTGTtgggataattttttttcaagaatGCGTCAACTATTACGTCGTTTCTACCACTCCTCCCCACACGCTTCTCACGTGACGCTTCCCTCACCAaacaattgaatttttttttctttaaaaaattcaacatttcttaattaattaattttatttctccatcttcataaaataaaataaaataaaaatggacgACTTTTTCTGACACCCAAAACCTTCTATCGGACGTAAACCCTCAAGAACTAGAAACTTGTGtggattatatatttttattgagtaaaATTAATGAAAACTACATGCGATGCAATTAAACTTTGTGAAATTCTTTCATATTATACACTTAATCGGTCCACCAAATTTTCACCTATTTTAGAATGATacgaatttttaaattaattaatttggttGAGTGGTGGATCCAGAATGACAATATTAGTAAATATGAGATAATATTGAGGATTAACATTAGAGGGTTATATGAgataaaatttatcaaaaataagaacgaatcaaaatgaaaaaaaaaaaaaaaaaaacgaatcaCCAATTAGTATATCAACTATCAAGTGAGTATATTATTGTTTTCAACCATAGAAACTAGTAGTATATTATATATGGACGATTTTGTCATCACAGtcgtactttttttttttgatcgggaaAAAGGCGAAATTTTATTACtcaaggtaccagaggtacccaaAAGCGAGAGGAAACAAAAGTACAAACCGATACAAGAAAGAGGAGAAGGAGACACCATGGTCGTCTATCAGCCGTGAAGCAAGGCTGAATGGAGCCATCTTCTAAAATCAGGCAGGACAGTCGGCGTGCCAAACACCTGCAGCCAACCCTAAACTCTCGTCTTGATCTCACCGGTCATTTTATCTTTATTCCAGATGCCGTTGTTGAATTTGCATTCATTCCGCCCTTTCCATATGCACCAGATCGTGCACATCCAGCTTCCAAGAAGAAAACGCAAATCTTCTTTGCTCCCAAGGTTGATGAAGGCAAGAAAATGGTCTTTCATCTTGATGCTGAGTGCTGTCTGCTTACCAATCCAAAGCAGTAAGAACTTCCAGATTTCTTCGGTTTTTGAGCAGGAGAAAAAGATGTGCTCTGAAGTTTCGATCTCCGTCTTGCAGAAAGCACACTTAGCCTCAGAATTTTGCGTGATCACAAGTCTTTTCATCAGATTTTCGCAGGTCGCCAATCTTCCTCGAAGTGCTTTCCAAGCTGTGGTTATGACTTTGGGAGGAGTTGGAGCTTTCCAGATCATTTGCCAGATCAGTTTGTCGTCGAGGTCCACCGGAGGGCCAGACTGTGAGCTCAGTTCTTTATAGGCTGAATTTACTGTGAAACATCCGTAAGGGGTGGATTTCCATCTCCACCCATCCATTTTGCCTGCCTCCGGTCTGATGTTATTGATAGTCATGGCGAGGTTATGATTGAAAgtctcttctctttctcttaGCGGCCGTTTCCACTCCAGATTCCACACCCATTCGCCGTCCTCCCACTCGCCCATACTGTTGATGGTACCGTCTTGATTATTGCTCAGGCGAAAAAGTCTCGGAAATTGATCCTTAAGAGGTTTTTCTCCCACCCACAGTTGATGCCAGAAAAGGATGGAGTTTCCTTCCCCCACATGAGCTTCAAGATTATCTCTAATCCACCTACCTCTTTCCCCCCAACTCAGACCAATGACGTTTTTCCACCATCCCGGGGAAATAACTCTCCTCCCCACAGGACGTAAGCCACTGCCATCCCACCAGGCTTCTCCATGTCTTTCTTTAATAACCCGTGTCCATAAGGCTTCTTTTTCCGTGAGGAATCGCCAAATCCACTTAGACAAAAGAGCGATATTAAACCATTCCAAATTTTTCAGACCAAGACCCCCTTCGCTTCGATCTGCACACAAATCCTCCCATTTAACCCAATGAATCTTTCTCGTCTCTCCTTCTCCACCCCACAAGAAATTACTCAAAAAGATCGAATTTCGGTGAGCACACATTTGGGGATTTTAGAGTAGGAAAAATGGTAGATTGGTAAAGACAAAAGAACAGAACGCAGCAAGACTAACCTTCCTGCAAAAGAGAGCTTACTGGTCTTCCATCCCTTAATCTTTTTCTTCACTCTCTCCAGCAGGTAATTCCAGTCCGATGCACG harbors:
- the LOC131009579 gene encoding uncharacterized protein LOC131009579; protein product: MGEWEDGEWVWNLEWKRPLREREETFNHNLAMTINNIRPEAGKMDGWRWKSTPYGCFTVNSAYKELSSQSGPPVDLDDKLIWQMIWKAPTPPKVITTAWKALRGRLATCENLMKRLVITQNSEAKCAFCKTEIETSEHIFFSCSKTEEIWKFLLLWIGKQTALSIKMKDHFLAFINLGSKEDLRFLLGSWMCTIWCIWKGRNECKFNNGIWNKDKMTGEIKTRV